In a single window of the Drosophila albomicans strain 15112-1751.03 chromosome 3, ASM965048v2, whole genome shotgun sequence genome:
- the LOC117570866 gene encoding heat shock protein 27, whose translation MALVPATNNTDWDYWDYRRRLWRDWDLAADWDLPYWKRLSRVGSAPDLSRVVVGKDGFEANVDVHQFKPYEITVKTTGDTVVVEAKHEKRRDGDSFVGRHIVKRFVLPRGYYPNDVRSELSSDGILTVRCPPYLTNERSVYVRQVGPSYLSIKNN comes from the coding sequence ATGGCCTTAGTACCAGCTACAAACAACACGGATTGGGATTATTGGGATTATCGTCGTCGCTTGTGGCGCGATTGGGATTTAGCTGCCGACTGGGATTTGCCCTATTGGAAGCGACTCTCGCGTGTCGGATCCGCACCCGATCTTAGCCGTGTTGTGGTGGGCAAGGATGGCTTCGAGGCCAACGTCGATGTGCATCAGTTCAAGCCCTATGAAATCACAGTGAAGACAACGGGAGACACTGTTGTCGTGGAAGCCAAGCACGAGAAGCGTCGCGATGGCGACAGTTTCGTGGGTCGACACATTGTCAAACGTTTCGTCTTGCCCCGTGGATATTATCCCAACGATGTCCGATCCGAGCTCTCCTCCGATGGCATTCTCACAGTTCGCTGTCCGCCGTATCTGACGAATGAGCGCAGCGTCTATGTCCGTCAAGTGGGACCCTCGTATCTGAGCATCAAGAACAACTAA